A window of Variovorax paradoxus EPS genomic DNA:
AGGCCCAGGTCGGCCGCGCGGAAAGCTGCCGAATAGCCGCCGGGGCCGGCGCCGAGCACGATCACGTCGCACTCGACATCGACCTTGCCGCCATAGGTGGATGCGACAGGCGCTGCGGCCGGAGCTGGCGCAGGTGCCGCGGCCTTGGGCGCAGGAGGCGCTGCGGCAGGCGCCGGCGCAGCGGCGGCCGGAGCAGCAGCCGCGGCAGCCCCCTCCACCTCCAGCGTCAGCACGACCGAGCCTTCCTTGACCTTGTCACCCACCTTCACGGCAATGGCTTTCACCACGCCGGCCGCAGACGACGGAATCTCCATCGAGGCCTTGTCCGATTCGACCGTGATCAGCGACTGCTCGGCCTTGACCGTGTCTCCGACATTGACCAGCACCTCGATCACCGCGACTTCGTCGAAGTCGCCGATGTCGGGCACCTTGATTTGTTGTTCGCTCATTTGGACACTTTCAGTTTGAGTGTGAGAACGTCGACCGGTGGGGCCGAATTGCGATCGAATTCGCAGGCGGCGGCGATCCCCGCCTCCGCCACGTCGCGCGCGCTGCGCGACTTGATGTCATAGGCCGCGTGCATGGCGCCGAGCGCAAAGCTGCGTCCCGAACCGATGGCCCAGAACTCCTTGAACTCGAACACCTCGCGGTAGCTGTAGATGCCGTAGATGCCGCTCTGGTTGGCCATCAGCATCGTGAACTGGCTCGACTCGTAGGGCTCGTGGTCGTCTTCCTTGGTCTGCATGAAGAACGAGTCCTTGAGCACCGGATGCAGCATCGTGAAGGTGCGGAAGATTTCGTGCTTGCTGCCGAACAGGAGCTTCTCGCGCTCCTGCGCGGCCAGCGCGTGCTGCAGCACCAAAAAATGGGCCGCGGCGCCGGCCATGGCGAACAGGCTGGTGCCCGCCGCGTCCTCGACGGTGAAGATCTTCTGGTTCTTCTCGGCGCGGTGCGAGAGCCGCGTGTCGCCGAAGGTCACCAGTGAATCGGCTGCCATCGTGACCTGGCCGCCTTTGCGGACGGCCACTACGGTGGTCATAGCAGGATTCGACGGTAGTCCGCGAGCACTTGCCCAAGGTAGGCGTTGAAGCGCGCAGCCAGAGCCCCGTCGATCACGCGGTGGTCGTAAGACAGCGACAGCGGCAGCGTCAGGCGCGGCACGAACTGTTTGCCGTCCCACACCGGTTTCATCTGGCCCTTGGAGAGGCCGAGGATGGCCACTTCGGGGGCGTTGATGATGGGCGTGAAGTGCGTGCCGCCGATGCCGCCGAGCGAGCTGATCGACATGCAGCCGCCCTGCATGTCGGCCGAGCCGAGCTTGCCGTCGCGCGCCTTCTTGGCGAGCTCGCCCATCTCGGCGCTGATCTGCAGAATGCCCTTCTTGTCGGCATCTTTCAGCACCGGCACCACGAGCCCGTTGGGCGTGTCCGCCGCGAAGCCGATGTTGAAGTACTGCTTGTAGACGAGCTGGTCGCCATCCAGGCTGGCGTTGAAGTCGGGGAATTTCTTCAGCGCCGCGACCACCGCCTTGATCACGAAGGCCAGCATCGTGACCTTCACGCCCGACTTTTCGTTCTCCTTGTTGGTGGAGACGCGGAAGGCCTCGAGCTCGGTGATGTCGGCTTCGTCGTTGTTGGTGACGTGCGGAATCATCACCCAGTTGCGGTGCAGGTTCGCGCCGCTGAGCTTCTTGATGCGCGATAGGTCCTTGCGCTCGACCGCGCCGAACTTGGCGAAGTCGACCTTGGGCCACGGAATGAGGCCCAGCGCCGCGCCATCCGCGCTGCCACCACCGGCCGGCGCCTTGGCCGCCGAGGCCTTGGTGCTGGCCTGGCCGCTCATCACGGCCTTGGTGAAGCCCTGGACGTCTTCCTGCGTGATGCGGCCCTTGGGACCGGAGCCCTTGACCTCTTCGAGCGGCACGCCGAGTTCGCGGGCGAACTTGCGTACCGACGGCGAAGCGTGCGGCAGGTTGGCGCTGGGCGCCGTGGTGGGATCGTGCGGTGCAGCGGCGGCTGCCGGGCTTGCGGCCGGCGCCGGCGAAGCAGCGGCCGGCGCGGGGGCGCTGGCGGTTGCCGCGGCCGGGGCTGCTGCGGCAGCTTGCGCAGGCGCGGGTGCGGCAGCACCTGCCGAACCTTCCAGGATCGCGATCAGGTCACCGATGTTGACCGTGTCGCCGACCTTGACCTTGAGCTCCTTCAGCACGCCGGCACCCGACGACGGAATCTCCATCGAGGCCTTGTCCGACTCCACCGTGATCAGCGACTGGTCGGCCGCGATCGTGTCGCCGGGCTTGACCAGCAGTTCGATGACCGCGACGTCCTTGAAATCGCCGATGTCCGGCACCTTGATCTCGACCGGTCCGGAGGCTGCTGCGGGCGCGGCAGCCGGTGCAGGCGCCGTGGCTGCGGGTGCCGGAGCGGCAGCCGCAGGAGCCGGAGCTGCTGCAGGCGCGGGGGCCGGTGCGGCGGCGGCACCTTCGGCCTCCAGCACGAGCACCACCGAGCCCTCTTTCACCTTGCCGCCGATCTCGACCTTGATTTCCTTGACCACACCGGCCGTCGAAGAAGGAATCTCCATCGACGCCTTGTCCGATTCCACCGTGATGAGCGACTGCTCGGCCTTGACCGTGTCGCCCACCTTCACCAGCACCTCGATCACCGCGACTTCATCGAAATCGCCGATGTCCGGCACCTTCACTTCCACTGCTGCCATATCGTTGTCTCCCGCCGCGAGGCGCCGTTCGTTCGTTGGTTGTTGATGTTCAAGCGTAGAGCGGGTTGACCTTGTCGACATTGATGCCGTACTTCTTGATCGCTTCCACCACCTTGGCCACCGGCACGGTGCCATCTTCGCTCAGCGCCTTGAGCGCGGCCACCACGATGTAGTGACGATTGATCTCGAAGTGTTCGCGCAGCTTGTTGCGGAAGTCGCTGCGGCCGAAACCGTCGGTGCCCAGCACCTTGTAGGTGCGGCCCTTCGGAATGAAGGGGCGGATCTGTTCCGCATAGGCCTTCATGTAGTCGGTCGATGCGACCACCGGGCCGGTCGTGGGCGCGAGTTGCTCGGCCACGAAGGGCACGCGCGGGGTCTGGTCGGGGTGCAGCAGGTTCCAGCGGTCGGCGTCCTGGCCGTCGCGGGTGAGCTCGTTGAAGCTCGGGCAGCTCCACACGGAAGCCGACACGCCCCAGTCCTTCTCGAGCAGCTCTTGCGCCGCGAAGCTCTCGCGCAGGATGGTGCCGCTACCGAGCAGTTGCACGGTCGGCGCTTCCTTGCTGCCCTTGGCGGCCTTGACCACCGGCCCCTGCTTGGACAGGTACATGCCCTTGATGATCTGCTCTTCGGTGCCGGGCTGCAGGCCTGGCATCGCGTAGTTCTCGTTCAGCAGCGTCAGGTAGTAATAGACGTTGTCCTGCTTCTCGACCATGCGCTTCAAGCCATGGTGCAGGATCACGCCGACTTCGTGCGCGAAGGTCGGGTCGTAGCTCACGCAGTTCGGGATGGTGTTGGCCAGGATGTGGCTGTGACCGTCTTCGTGCTGCAGGCCTTCGCCGTTGAGCGTAGTGCGCCCCGAGGTGCCGCCCAGAAGGAAGCCGCGCGCCTGCATGTCGCCGGCCGCCCAGGCCAGGTCGCCGATGCGCTGGAAGCCGAACATCGAGTAGTACACGTAGAACGGCACCATGATGCGGTTGTTCGTGCTGTACGAGGTGGCCGCCGCGATCCAGCTGGACATGCCGCCGGCCTCGTTGATGCCTTCCTGCAGGATCTGGCCGGCCTTGTCTTCCTTGTAGTACATGACCTGGTCTTTATCGACCGGGGTGTACTGCTGGCCTGCGGGGTTGTAGATGCCGATCTGGCGGAACAACCCTTCCATGCCGAAGGTGCGGGCTTCGTCCACCAGGATGGGCACCACGCGCGGACCGAGCGCCTTGTCGCGCAGGAGCTGCGTGAGGAAGCGAACGTAGGCCTGCGTCGTCGAGATCTCACGGCCTTCGGCCGTGGGTTCCATCACCGACTTGAAAGTCTCGAGCGAGGGCACCGTGAAGCTCTCGTCGGCCTTGGTGCGGCGGTGCGGCAGGTAACCGCCCAGGGCCTTGCGGCGCTCGTGCAGGTACTTCATTTCCGGGGTGTCGTCAGCCGGCTTGTAGAACGGCAGGTCGGCGATCTGGCTGTCCGGGATCGGGATGTTGAAGCGGTCGCGGAAGGCCATGATGTCCTCGTCGCTCAGCTTCTTGGTCTGGTGGACGTTGTTCTTGCCCTCACCGATCTTGCCCATCCCGAAGCCCTTGACCGTCTTGATCAGGAGCACCGTGGGCTGGCCCTTGTGCTTGACGGCCGCGTCGAAGGCCGCGTAGACCTTCTGCGAGTCGTGGCCGCCGCGGCGCAGCTGCCAGATGTCGTCGTCGCTCATCTTGGCGACCATCTCCAGCGTGCGCGGATCGCGGCCGAAGAAGTGCTTGCGTACGTAGGCACCGTCGTTGGCCTTGAACGACTGGTAGTCGCCGTCGTTCGTCTCCATCATGATCTTGCGGAGGGCCCCTTCCTTGTCGCGTGCTATCAACTGGTCCCAGCCGCTGCCCCAGATCAGCTTGATGACGTTCCAGCCCGAGCCGCGGAATTCGCCTTCCAGTTCCTGGATGATCTTGCCGTTGCCGCGCACCGGGCCGTCCAGGCGCTGCAGGTTGCAGTTGATGACGAAGACAAGGTTGTCCAGGCCTTCGCGCGCTGCGAGGCCGATGGCGCCCATCGATTCGACTTCGTCCATTTCGCCGTCGCCGCAGAACACCCAGACCTTGCGGTTCTCGGTGTTGGCGATGCCGCGGGCATGCAGGTACTTGAGGAAACGAGCCTGGTAGATGGCCATCAGCGGTCCGAGGCCCATCGACACCGTGGGGAACTGCCAGAACTCGGGCATCAGCTTCGGATGCGGGTAGCTGGAGAGACCCTTGCCGTCCACTTCCTGGCGGAAGTTGAGCAGTTGCTCTTCGGTCAGGCGGCCTTCAAGGTAGGCGCGGGCGTAAATGCCGGGGGAGACGTGGCCCTGGATGTAGAGGCAGTCGCCGCCGTGGTTTTCGCTCTCGGCGTGCCAGAAGTGGTTGAAGCCGGCGCCGAACATGTTCGCCAGCGAGGCGAAGGAGCCGATGTGGCCGCCGAGGTCGCCGCCTTCAGGGGGATGGTGACGGTTGGCCTTGACCACCATCGCCATCGCGTTCCAACGCATGTAGGCGCGCAGGCGCTCCTCGATCTCGAGGTTGCCGGGGCAACGCTCTTCCTGATCGGGCTCGATGGTGTTGACGTAGGCGGTGTTGGCAGAGAACGGCTTGTCGATGCTGTGCTGCCGGGCATGTTCGAGCAGCTGCTCGAGAAGGAAGTGGGCCCGCTCCGGACCCTCGCTCTGGATGACGGAGGACAGTGCATCCATCCATTCACGGGTCTCCTGGGCGTCCGCATCGTTTGCGGCCGAGCCGAACAGGTTCTCGGGATTTGCCGACATGCTTGTCTCTCCTTTTAGGGCTGTGGCTGTAATTTAGTGCGCTCTGCAATAAACGCGGGCGAGTTTCGCATAGAAATCCCGTTATTTCAAATGGCGCATGATGATTTCTTATTGTGATATTTTTTGTGAGTTTCCAAGCCGAACGCGACCGCAACCGGATCAATGGCACTGGCGCTTTTCCGTCAGCTCTCAAGGGGCAATCCCCTAAACTCGCCGGATGCCCCTCTCCTCCCCGCTGGCGGTTGCCCGCAGTGCCGTGAATGCCTCGCCGCTCTCCTGGTGGCGCCGCTGGTGGCGTCGACAAACGCCGGTCCTGCAGGACGCGGTCGCCATGCTCGCGCCGATGGCGGCAGTGCTGCTTTTCCTCGCGGCCATCGTTTCCGCTTTCTGGTATCTGCGAACCGAGGAAGTCGAGCGCGAGCAGGAGTCGGTACGCCGCGACGTCGAATACGCCCAGCAGCGCATGCGCCTTCGGTTGCTGGAGCGCCAGGAACAGTTGATGCGCATTGCGCGCGATGCGTCCAACCGCGAGATCGACCCGACCGAGTTCACGAGCCGCGCCGAATCGCTCGTGAGCCAGTTCCCCGAGTTGCAGACCATCACCTGGATCGACGACCGCCGCCGCTTCAAGGCCGGCTATGCGGCGCCCAGCGTGCATCCCGCGCAGCAGCACCTGATCGGCGACGTGCTGCGGCCCGGCGACATCGAAAGCAACTACGCCCTGGCGCGCGAACTGCGCCAGCCGGTGTATTCGCAACCCGTGGCCGGCGGCGATCCGGCCGCGATGCTGCAGTTGCACATTCCTCTTTTCGATCAGGGCCTGTTCGCGGGGGTGGTGCTCGGCGAGTTCTCGGTCGATGGGCTGCTGCGCTACGGCATGCCTTCTGAAGTGCAGGCGCGCTACGCGGTCTCGCTGCTCGACGCCAAGGGCAACGTGATCGCCGGCAACACGACCAACCTGAAGGACAGCGGCACGCGGCTGCTGCCCTGGTCGGAGCGCACCAACGAATACGAGGTGCCCGTGTCCCCCGTCGGCAATGCGCTGATCCTGCGTGCGCAGGCTTACCGCACCTCGCAGGGCGTGGTGGGCAACGGCCTCTTCTGGCTGGTCTGCGCGCTCAGCGTGCTCACGAGCTGGATGCTGATCGGCACCTGGCGCCACACGCGCCGACGGCTGCAGGCCCAGCAACGCCTGGTCGCCGAGACGAATTTCCGCCGAGCAATGGAAAACTCCATGCTGACCGGCATGCGCGTGCTCGACCTGCAAGGCCGCATCACCTACGTGAACGCCGCGTTCTGCGCGATGACCGGCTGGAGCGAAGCCGAACTGGTCGGCCAGTCGCCGCCCTTTCCCTACTGGCTGGAATCCGACCGCGAAGTGATGAACGAGCGGCTCGAAGAAGAGCTGCACGGACGCGCCCTCCCCGGCGGCTTTCAGGTACGCGTGAAGCGCAAGAACGGCAGCGTGTTCAACGCCCGCCTCTACGTCTCTCCACTGATCGATGCGCGCGGCCATCAGACCGGCTGGATGACGTCGATGACCGACATCACCGAGCCGACGCGCATCCGCGAGCAGTTGTCGGCGTCGTA
This region includes:
- a CDS encoding MFS transporter, whose product is MTTVVAVRKGGQVTMAADSLVTFGDTRLSHRAEKNQKIFTVEDAAGTSLFAMAGAAAHFLVLQHALAAQEREKLLFGSKHEIFRTFTMLHPVLKDSFFMQTKEDDHEPYESSQFTMLMANQSGIYGIYSYREVFEFKEFWAIGSGRSFALGAMHAAYDIKSRSARDVAEAGIAAACEFDRNSAPPVDVLTLKLKVSK
- the aceF gene encoding dihydrolipoyllysine-residue acetyltransferase — protein: MAAVEVKVPDIGDFDEVAVIEVLVKVGDTVKAEQSLITVESDKASMEIPSSTAGVVKEIKVEIGGKVKEGSVVLVLEAEGAAAAPAPAPAAAPAPAAAAPAPAATAPAPAAAPAAASGPVEIKVPDIGDFKDVAVIELLVKPGDTIAADQSLITVESDKASMEIPSSGAGVLKELKVKVGDTVNIGDLIAILEGSAGAAAPAPAQAAAAAPAAATASAPAPAAASPAPAASPAAAAAPHDPTTAPSANLPHASPSVRKFARELGVPLEEVKGSGPKGRITQEDVQGFTKAVMSGQASTKASAAKAPAGGGSADGAALGLIPWPKVDFAKFGAVERKDLSRIKKLSGANLHRNWVMIPHVTNNDEADITELEAFRVSTNKENEKSGVKVTMLAFVIKAVVAALKKFPDFNASLDGDQLVYKQYFNIGFAADTPNGLVVPVLKDADKKGILQISAEMGELAKKARDGKLGSADMQGGCMSISSLGGIGGTHFTPIINAPEVAILGLSKGQMKPVWDGKQFVPRLTLPLSLSYDHRVIDGALAARFNAYLGQVLADYRRILL
- the aceE gene encoding pyruvate dehydrogenase (acetyl-transferring), homodimeric type codes for the protein MSANPENLFGSAANDADAQETREWMDALSSVIQSEGPERAHFLLEQLLEHARQHSIDKPFSANTAYVNTIEPDQEERCPGNLEIEERLRAYMRWNAMAMVVKANRHHPPEGGDLGGHIGSFASLANMFGAGFNHFWHAESENHGGDCLYIQGHVSPGIYARAYLEGRLTEEQLLNFRQEVDGKGLSSYPHPKLMPEFWQFPTVSMGLGPLMAIYQARFLKYLHARGIANTENRKVWVFCGDGEMDEVESMGAIGLAAREGLDNLVFVINCNLQRLDGPVRGNGKIIQELEGEFRGSGWNVIKLIWGSGWDQLIARDKEGALRKIMMETNDGDYQSFKANDGAYVRKHFFGRDPRTLEMVAKMSDDDIWQLRRGGHDSQKVYAAFDAAVKHKGQPTVLLIKTVKGFGMGKIGEGKNNVHQTKKLSDEDIMAFRDRFNIPIPDSQIADLPFYKPADDTPEMKYLHERRKALGGYLPHRRTKADESFTVPSLETFKSVMEPTAEGREISTTQAYVRFLTQLLRDKALGPRVVPILVDEARTFGMEGLFRQIGIYNPAGQQYTPVDKDQVMYYKEDKAGQILQEGINEAGGMSSWIAAATSYSTNNRIMVPFYVYYSMFGFQRIGDLAWAAGDMQARGFLLGGTSGRTTLNGEGLQHEDGHSHILANTIPNCVSYDPTFAHEVGVILHHGLKRMVEKQDNVYYYLTLLNENYAMPGLQPGTEEQIIKGMYLSKQGPVVKAAKGSKEAPTVQLLGSGTILRESFAAQELLEKDWGVSASVWSCPSFNELTRDGQDADRWNLLHPDQTPRVPFVAEQLAPTTGPVVASTDYMKAYAEQIRPFIPKGRTYKVLGTDGFGRSDFRNKLREHFEINRHYIVVAALKALSEDGTVPVAKVVEAIKKYGINVDKVNPLYA
- a CDS encoding PAS domain S-box protein, coding for MPLSSPLAVARSAVNASPLSWWRRWWRRQTPVLQDAVAMLAPMAAVLLFLAAIVSAFWYLRTEEVEREQESVRRDVEYAQQRMRLRLLERQEQLMRIARDASNREIDPTEFTSRAESLVSQFPELQTITWIDDRRRFKAGYAAPSVHPAQQHLIGDVLRPGDIESNYALARELRQPVYSQPVAGGDPAAMLQLHIPLFDQGLFAGVVLGEFSVDGLLRYGMPSEVQARYAVSLLDAKGNVIAGNTTNLKDSGTRLLPWSERTNEYEVPVSPVGNALILRAQAYRTSQGVVGNGLFWLVCALSVLTSWMLIGTWRHTRRRLQAQQRLVAETNFRRAMENSMLTGMRVLDLQGRITYVNAAFCAMTGWSEAELVGQSPPFPYWLESDREVMNERLEEELHGRALPGGFQVRVKRKNGSVFNARLYVSPLIDARGHQTGWMTSMTDITEPTRIREQLSASYERFTTVLEALDAAVSVAPIGSEELLFANKLYRLWFGSDTVGHLGMVAQAGVPASNAHDEGLDDVDPYAGLPIDTLTAAQAANNEIFVPHLGKWLEVRSRYLTWVDGRLAQLVIATDITPRRDAEEQAAAQADKAQAASRLITMGEMASSVAHELNQPLTAITNYCNGMMSRIKGQTIDTEALLAALEKTSKQAQRAGQIIQRIRSFVKRSEPNRTPADVATMVSEAVELAGIELRRRNVRLNHYVAARLPVVRVDPILIEQVMVNLLKNAAESIDLADRPLARRSVELRVLPKTIEGQNAIEFSVQDTGKGLSPEVMDRLYEAFFSTKPEGMGIGLNLCRTIVESHRGRMQAENIYNGPDVIGCRFSFWIPVLDAISSVASDEAKVPA